From the Cololabis saira isolate AMF1-May2022 chromosome 13, fColSai1.1, whole genome shotgun sequence genome, the window CGGCTCCAAAAATCTGTGAATATCGGTTCTTGTGCTGCAGCGTAAATATTTGATTTAAAGCATCTGTCCAAATTGTGACCGTTATCATTCATGTACTGAATTTCAAAATGCAGATTAAACATCTGACTAAGCAAGAATGCTGTCGCAAGAGCACGTCCACGATTTTTCTGACATAACATCCCGTACTGTGCCAAGCGGGCCAACTATGCCTCACCTTGTACGTGTCCACCAGTCTGGCATGTGGAAAGTGGAACGGGGCGATGAACAGACGTACACACTCACTCTTCACCCCGTCCCGGTACAGGTTATCAGCAATGATCCGGGCCACAAAGTTCTTGCCGGTGCCGGACCAGCCGTGGAAGGAGAGCGTGAGAGGCTTGTTGGACTCCGGATTGTTAATAAAACCTTGGATGGCTTTGAGAACTACAGACTGAACCAAATGCTGCCCATGGAGCTTGGTTTGGAGATCCTTTGCCAGACCTGAACAATGACAAGTATATCAAGACATGATATACTTATATAATTGTATTAATGCATATTATTGTATTATACAGAGCCCTTTCTgtagttaaaaaacaaaacaaactttaaTACTTtattgtgaatgaatgaattaatttttatttcgaacatgtatattaaaaaaataaaataaacagtaacatcttcatattcacatatgttcgaaaaaagAAGTGGGAAGTAGTATATACTTTTTCCCTAGtccctacccctttataactatgaatttacattattgttattatatctacacaatatccatataaatatagtctatataaatactacgtaaatatgcctattactacataattatccatacaagtatatagaaaatataattacataaatattctatcaaaatatagaaaatacaaatattatataaatctatataaatatccctatgaatgtatatatatatatatatatatatatatatatatatatatatatatatgctacatacctaatatataacatatattacataattataactatccctctcaatatataatatatactacataaatatccacatgaatatctaaacatatcttaattGTTGCATTGTTGCAGAAATCATCACTAGGCATCTGCTGTGTGTTCGATCATTCATATTGGAAACTGTGAATCTAAAGTACAGTAACAATAAAACTAGATTTACAGAGTATAAATGTGCAAAGTCCAATCATCCCTCTGAAAGTTGGAAAATCTTACTTCTACACGTATGACATGCTCTGCAATGAAAAGTAACATTATGCTGGTCTCTGCCATGCATGAGGGCAGCCTTTTTAAGTGTCAACCTAAACTGAACCATGTGCATGAAGTGGGTTAGATCAGGAACAATCAGAGTAGTGGGAAATATGATTTGAGATGGAATCAACAGTATTGTCCCCCTTTCCAGTCTAGCAGGGGCAGTGAGCTCTTTCCCTGTGAtttaaggttgatttatggttctgcgttacaccaacgcagagcctacggcgtaggcaggggcgtcaattgggtatggcaaggtatggcagcagCCACACCTTgtcttcaagggaaaatgtaaatgtttgtttttttaaatacatttatggaattactctgtgtctatgtgtattgattattctattacttaatacatatagaataactacacatgcaaatcagaacaacatgatcgatttcactaattatagactgcaaaaactgaaaatcttaagaatatttgtcttatttctagttaaaatgtcaaatttttagtaaaaaaaaatctcattacatttaagacaagactcaaaaccaacatttttcacctgtttcaagtagattttcacttaaaataagtagaaaaaagatttttttgcttgtaatgagaagataaatcttatcccactggcagatttttctacttatttcaagtgaaaatgtacttgaaacaggcgaaaatggtcaaataagttatttttctggtgatgaatgttgttttaagtgtaatgagattttctgactaaaaatgagacattttaactagaaataagacaaatattcctggtaagattttgagtttttgcagtgagcaagactgcatttgaaaaagttccaattttcttgacgacaaagataagctacataacagacttctgtgatgaatatttgctgtacgtgttgattgatactgtagttTAGTTCtgagactcgtaaccttgccataccttagcttccactgaattgacgccaccgGGCGTTAtgtcgacgcagaacctacggcgtagggtacgcggtgacgcacacctcacggtgcgcgtcgccgcgtaccctacgccgtaggttctgcgtcgattaaacgcggaaccataaatcaggcttcaggcATCAGAATGAGACAGAGCTGGAGGAGAGTACCTGTGATATTGTTGGTTATCCTGCAGTCTCCAGACTCGCAGCACTGGCCCAGGCTGCAGTACCACTGGTTCAGCAGGCTGATGTATTCCTGAGGGAAAGCTGTCCACATGTCTATGGTAGGAACTGGTCACAAACAAATAGGGGGGATACATTATAAAAGCATAAATCTGTAGGCCAGCAGCACGGTGACACTAGGTAAAGGGATCATTAGCCACAATACTGTAAAATGCATAGCTGATATTCACACGGTAGCCTTTGATATTACAGTGGCATGACTATTTTCTTACCTTGCTGCGAGGCATCGTCTTGGTGCGGCTGACACTCCCCCTCCCATATGTTACAGTAgatataattaaaataataagtgGATATGTTGCTAATGCTATCGAAGTGGAAGAAGTGGGCCTCTGCGGACAAGGCGCAGATCACGGGCAGCATCCAGCGGACAAACATCTGGGAGCGAGACGGGGATCCGCAGCTGGACTGGACACCAGGACCTGGTCCGCCTCTCCAGTGCATTTGAAACCGGTTTACTGGCGGCCCGCTTAATGTGGGCTCGGTATCTCCACCCCCGCGTCCCGGCGGTGAGCGGCGCCCATGAAAGCGATGGTTGCCGTTTAGCTCCGCCCTCCTGGAGCCAGCCAATCACGTGTAACGGGTGACATGACGCGAACACTCACTGACACGCAACGACTTTAACCCCCCAGTCAGTTTATTACAAAGTCCATGTTCATAGTAAATGCAGATTCTCAAAGAACCGCAGGTTACCACTCGTTTATTAACTAGTGGACTGCATATTTTAGCCAGATTTACTGGTTTTTCAACTTTTAAGCACTGTAGTCATGCATTACATCTAGCCCCTGAGCATTTACCAGTTTTAATTCACTGTACACCTCGACAGCACCCTTGCTGAAATTCCACCCACAATAATAAATGACAAGTATAATTTGTGCCAAATTTAAACTTTTATTAAACAATGTTCATGTAATGATGCCTTAATCAGTACTCAGGTCAACATCAATATTAgacataaactttatttatttcatacaggTAGAgttcaacacaaagtgcttccaACAAATGTCTTCTGAATTGTTGTTTTCTGAAGAGACAATTTGCGTCGCTGGTTTCCAGGCTctgcagaaggaaaaaaaaaaggccacatTAAAAATGGAGAAGTAAAATATTGAACATAAGAGGGTGTTCATTGACCACAACCTCAGACAAAAATGGAACGGTAAGGGTTATAATCATATGGATCATTTGGCAGAATCTTTTCATCACTGGTAGAATGTCTCCTTAATCTGGAGCTTTGACATCAAAAACCACACTGCATCATTTAGGTAACACTTACCTAAAAGAGCATAAACTTGAACAAATGTCTTCTCTACGGTTTTCAGAAGAGACAATTTGCTCCGCTGGTTTCCAGGCTCtgtagaagagaaaaaaaaggctacATTAAAAATGGAGAAGTAAAATAGTGAACATAAGAGTGTGTTCATTGACCACAACCTCAGACAAAAATGGAACGGTAAGGGTTATAATCATATGGATCATTTGGCAGAATCTTTTCATCACTGGTAGAATGGTCTCCTTAATCTGGAGCTTTGACATCAAAAATCACACTGCATCATTTAGGTAACACTTACCGAAAAGAGCATAAACTCCTCctgaaacaggaaaaaaaaaaaaaaaaaaaaaaaaaattactacaTGTCAGCAATAGGCTTGTAAAGCTCAAAATCACTTGGCTGCTCAGTTATAAAAACGTATCCACATGAAAATTTCAGGTCAGACATTTGTCAAGCATCACTGAGCCCAAGCATGTCAAACTAAGCACCTCCTCCCCTCACCTTTTGTTAAGTTTCTATACGACTGCCACTCCGACGTTGAGATGAAAACCTACaagtggagaaaaaagaaagtcagAGGCAAAAATCAAAAACTTTAGAAAATGTACATGTACACTGACCCAGTCAGCTAGAGCTAATAAAGATAACTCCATGGTTATTGTCAGTATCCAGGTTATCATCACACAGGTCAGACTTCTGGGGTCACCATAGGAGCAAGTCATCCCCAGAATTAATTAACTACTGTTAAGGAAGGAGACAACCCAGCTCCGCAAACAACCCGGATCTAGGGCGAGTTTTCATACTCACCAAGTTGATTCTCTGCGGCAGGATTCTGCAGTGTGAGCCAAATCCACGTGATCTATTaaagttaacaaaaaaaagtcagttcATGTATATTAATGCAACACTGCAGTTAATCAACTGAAACAATCAGATCAGAATATGACGAGGTTTCCTCAACTGGATCAGCGACCTGATTCAAATTCATCACATCTGATTTAACTTCACTGCAGtgttaaaaaagtaaataatgcTTACCAGCAATGCTGCAGTCAAGCCAACACAGTGCACAGTCTGGGGAAAAGAGAAAAGGTATTCATTTAACTgatatttaaaaacaattttaGGCTAAATGATAACTGTGTAGACATCAGATAGGAGCGAAAGACAAAAGATAttcttcattgttttatctGCTGAACTATGCAATCATCATTGTGTCCAATGCACTAAAACGCATCTCATCTTCACTCAACTCACCTCAGCCCTGGGTTCTCATTCCTGAAACACAAACCCCTGGGATTGGGTTTTCCTCATTCCTGAAACACAAATTAGATTCCTTTAggaaaaaatataattaaaatcatGCAGCCAAGTGATGGAGGCTGGTACATCAGATAGGAGCGAAAGACAATAGATAttcttcattgttttatctGCTGAACTATGCAATCATCATTGTGTCCAATGCACTAAAAAGCATCTCATCCTCATTCAACTCACCTCAGCCATGGGATTGGAGTTTCCCTCATTCCTGAAACACAAATTAAGATTccttaagtaaaaaaaaaaaagatatataatcAAAATCATGCAGCTGAGTGATGGAGGCTGGTGCATCAGTTAGGAGCGAAAGACATTGGTTCATTCATCATTATTATCTGCTGAACTATGCAATCATCATTGCATCAGACTGATCTTAACTCATGTGCTCATACTTGgagaaactcacctttgactgatccaaagaccaagaccagaagGCAAGAACATCACGATCACCTGCAAGACAAGTACACATTAATATCCCAAATGTTTTCACAAAAGCAAGAATTTAAACTTGTACTGCATCAGTTAAAAGTCATCTTCACTCTTTTCAGAGAGATTCCCAATGTTTTCAAACAAAAATCATCATTGACAGTTTGGTTCACATAAGGTCAATTCACAATCTTTCATGCATTACCTGTTCATGGAGATCTTAAGAGcaaaagaccaagaccagaagGCAAGAACATCACCATCGCCTGCAAGACAAGtacacattactaaatatcccAAATGTTTTCACAAAGGCAAGCATTTATACTTGTACTGCATCAGCTGAAAGTCATCTTCACTTTTTTCAGAGAGATTCCCAATGTTTTCAAACAAAAATCATCATTGACAGTTTGGTTCACATAAGGTCAATTCACAATCTTTCGTGCATTACCTGTTCATGGAGATCTTAAGAACAAGTCGATTGGGGCAGCACCTACAGGAATACAAAACAATGATTAAAGAGTCCTTCAACTACACATGACATACATTTGGACTCTGGTGCCTCAGGCAATTCAACATTGTGGTTAAGTATCGTCATCCATTTTGTCAAGAGTAGCAAATAACAATAGTCATCATAGCAGCACACAAGTCTATAAAAGGCTGACTAATGCTTCATTGAGGTGTCATCTCCACATCATTtttctgaaatattgcaaatgcCTTGGAAAGACGCCACGTTTCCCCAGCATCATCTTAAGAAAGCATTATTGGTGTTTCAGAAAATATCAAACGGCCAGTTTATGACCATGGAGACACGTCAGACAAGCAGAAGTCACCTATGAAATTATTTAATACAAAAACCAAGCCTCACCTCCATATTTATGATCCATCAAGTCCCTGGATAACTCGAAAACCTGAAAATACATGCCCATTAGCATCTCACATTAagattaagtttaaaaaaaattgcttgAATTGTCTCAGAGTAAGTTAATCAGAAATGGCTTCTGTCCACTACTCTTAAAACTTGGATCATCACTGACTGAAAAGGTCACGCATTGTTAAAATATAAAGAACGTACCTGTACAGAGATTGCTCTCCTGGAGTTGATGGCTGCAGCAACCTAAATAAAGAGAAGGGGGGTCTTTCGTTAAAATGCACAGTACTATATACTATACTTTCTGTAGTCAGGGTAAGGATCACTTTAACATTCATGTAATAACTTGCACCTATTTTTagttgaatacatttattaactaGAAGGATGCAGCTAATCCAACATAGCTGCTTCACAGCTTCATCCCATGGTATCAGAAATGTTGGCGTTTCCTCAATTTTACTCAGATGTCCCTaccaacatttagtcatcatttAACCAAAGGACAAAACCTGCAGTGATTTGTATATTATTCCCAAGCAAGCATTTAAAAAAGCAGCCAACATTTGATGGCTGCAGCAACATAAATAAGGAGATAGGGGGTCTTTCGTTAAAATGCACAGTACTGCATTTCTGTAGTCCGGGTAAGGATCACTAACATTCATGTAATAACGTAAATGTAAGTCCATAACTCACCATGCCATAGCCACTTCCATATTTCCGGAGTCAatttccttgttggacaatgttcgaaactggccaataaagatgattctgatatTTAAAAACAGTCAAGTCCTGCAAAGAGGGTGGGGAGAGCAAAGTGTTAAGCAAGGCAAGCACCTATTTTTAGTTGAATACATTAACTAGAAGGATGCAGCTAATCCAACATAGCCGCTTCACAGCTTCATCCCATGGTGTCAGAAATGTTGGCGTTTCCTCAAATTTACTCAGATGTCCCTaccaacatttagtcatcataTAACCAAAGGACTAAACTTGCAGTAATGTGTATATTATTTCCAaccaatgcatttaaaaaagcaGCCAACAGTTGATGGCTGCAGCAAACTAAATAAAGAGAAGGGGGTGTTTCGTTAAAATGCACAGTACTGCATTTACTTTAACATgcatgtaataacttaaatttaAGCCCATAACTCACCATGCCATGGCCACTTCCATTTTTAAAGACATCCAAGTCCTGCAAAGAGGGTGGGGAGAGCAAAAAGTGTTAAGCAAGCAAGGAAAGCACACATTTTTAGTTGAATACATTTACTACTAATCTGCTTTAGCTTCACTTTGTTCACAAACTGACTGGTGATGTGTGCGACTACACAGTGCACATGAATCCCCCTTAGCTCTGCTGAATGTGGCTATGTGTTTTGGGCCTAGTGCACACAGCACTAGTGCTCAGTGCGGATGAAGGATGCAGCTAATCCAACATGGCCACTTCCCATGGTGTCAGAAATGTTGGCGTTTCCTCAATTTTACTCAGATGTCCCTaccaacatttagtcatcataTAACCAAAGGCCAAAACTTGCAGTAATTTGTATAGTATTCCCAATCAATGCATTTAAAAGAGACAGTTTAGATAAATTAGCATTAAGAGGAACAACACGTGGTCGAGGCCTGCTAACAGTCCTTCAACTCTGTCCAACGTTATTCCACATTAGATAGCAAACTAACATAAGTTCAACACAATGAACCCATAAAATAGAGGGAAACATATACACTTAACACGTATTAAAACGTGGGAAGAGAGGGAGAAAGGGCCCTGGAGAAAAATCTGCGAGGCACTTACTTTGCCAGGGAGCGAGGACTGAGAGCGAGGAGAGCGCGCAGGGCCTTTTTATACAGGCTGTCGCAAAGCACGATGGGAGATCCAGGAGCTCAACCAAtgagcgccccctgctggcaaAACTCACGAACTGAcgtaagtaaaaataaaagcataaatataatattttttgtttttccttttccttatacgtGCATTTTCGtcaagaaatgtatatattttccttttccttttccatgCATTCCTTATTTTTACATTCCCATTTTACATTGCAAAATATATACATTGACGGAAATGCacgtataaggaaaaggaaaaacaaaaatatatttctgcGTATATTTTTGCTTATCtaagttttggtcctccatatgAATGACTGAAACTAAGCGCTTAATATGAATGATGATAGCATACATATCTCCGGCATAGCAAAAGCCAAAGAGGTTGGGGGGAACATTCATTCAAAGATTACGTTTAATCAAATAATTTACTATAAATCTGATTTAAGGAAACTAAGACCTCTTTTCAGGACGAATGAACAAACCAAACCTACAAtgctgaataataataaaaaaaagattgcagATGTGAGGACAATGTGTCAAGCAATAAAGGTTTTGATGGGATGGCCACctgaaaaaaacataactgagtCATAGGTGGATAAAGTCATGAAGATTTAATATTATGCATCAATTGACAGGAGAATCTGATACAATCAATGGCtatgatgagaagaaaaaaaaaagaaaacatttggtTGCTCTCCATCATTAAATATTGAGCAAACTGAAATGGATGGCAAGGCCTCTATTCAATATGTTTTACAAAGACAGAACACAAGAGGAAAAAAGCACAAGGTCAAAGCATCAATTTAGTTTGAACTCTTATTCCATTTGGCTCATTTCCAAAGGCATTATTGTTTGTGTTCACAGGAAGATTAAAGTTTACAGCTACAACCAGTTGAAATTTTCAAAAAGTATGCCACTGGATTCATATACAGCACCAGCAGTATGTTTATCTTTTTAGATCCCATCACCAAATCAAATAAATCAATAGGACTACTCTATTCTAATCAATTCTCTAGCTGTACAGAATAGCCGatttaaaaataatcaaatctTAAACACACAGACAAGAGTTTTGAACTTGCTTCAGCGTTTCCAGGTGCAGTTTTTCACGTTTTTTTATTACTCTCTATATCCAAATCTCATTGCATTTAGATCCAAACTGTAAGCTGTTAATGTGAATATGAAAATGAATattggtaaaaataaaaaacaacaaaaaaaactaacaaaaaaacccaaaagcaATAAAAGGCAAGTACAACAGGGTAGATACTGCCCTTTGTGTGGTTCTTaatgattatatatatacatatatatacacatatatatacatacatgcatatatatgtatatataaataaatagaaacaaTAAGACTTGAATCAGTTGAACAAAGTTTGGACTTTAGCAGCTCTCTGAAGCCACAGCAGTGATTCAGAAGGTCTACTCTGGTTGGTCATAATCCACCGAAACAAAAATCTAAACAAGGACAGGTCATGTACAGAATCAAAGGTAGGTTTTACAGACGATGCTTTAGCCTCACGTCCTCGTGATGGACCAGCTGTGCAGATACACAAAAACAtgtaaacaatcattttgttcATAAATGTCTTCAGGTGACATAAATCCTCATCAAAGGACTATTTGTTCTATGTCCAGATGAAAATTAACGTATCCTTTCCCTCTGAACCTTTTTGGCATAAATCGTGTTGAAACTTTGATTTGAGACCTATATCATCTTTAAACCCATCTCATCTCTTCCGATCAGTGTGTTTAGATGCCATGGCTTACATAGGTCTTTACTTTTGGATAACACTTGAGATGCAAAACAGTTTGAGTGACTGTAATAGGTGGCAAAGTTAACTCTGAGatggaaacaaaacatcaaAAGGCTAAATGGAATGACTTCTAATTTCCTAAAGATGTAAAGCCATCAAGGTCATATCCTCAATTATTTTACACTATTGCCAAAACAAAagcattaaaagtaaaaaaagaaaacattttatatatatgtgtgtgtgtaatatatatatatttcttacacacacacatatatataaaaatcatatcataatttatatataaacaTCAGTTATATCTAGTTGCAGGCAAGCAGAGAACATCTCTCCCGCCCATTTAAGATTCATCCGCTCCACCATTGTAAGGCTGTCAGACTCTGGGAGTGGGCAGCAGCTTTCTTTCCTCAGTCACCAGATTCCCTGAGATGTAGAgcgctgttttatttttcaagaCTCACTTGAACTGAACAGTCAACCACAGAGCTCTTGCTCCCCAGCCCCACCCACCCAGGACAAAAAAATCATGTATGTAAGGGAACAAGTGATGCTCTGGACTGTCCTGTGGAGCTGTTGGAGGGCATTTGTGGGCCTGTTACACAAAGCCAGGAGACACGCTGCTCGTCAACTCTAGCATTTCCACTCTGTGCTGCCGAGTCTCCTGTTGGCAGGTGGCCGGTATCGGTGGCGGTGGAGCAAAGATTGCCCAAATAAGGAGAGGAGCTTTACTAATATTCATGTTACATCTTAGATGCTTTCATTCATTTCCATATTGTTTTAAAGTCAAATGCAAAGCAGTGTACATATTCAATCATCAGTAATTCCAAGGCTTGGATAACAAGTGGTTTTGCAAAAGAGTTCTTATGAAGACTCTTGTATGTGTGCATTTCTTTATGCATATGTATACGTGTTTATTTTGGGGTGGGGTGGTCTGCTCAGTGCCTCTGTGGGGCTAATCTCTTTAATAGGGGCTCATCATAGATCCAGCATTCCCCGTCCTCATGGAATAGCTACAAGACACACAATAAATACACATTATTATAATGAACTGTCAAGTTACTGTATCAGAGCTTAttttaaaacacaaatacattGATGACATTTATATTATTCTTAGCCCTATTTACTAGGTTACATTTACAAAATTGGTTCTTAACAGAATGCAACAATAatagatagatttatttatagtacccttgggtaaatttggttcacAGTGAGCGCCTCCTCATACAAATCTAAAACCATACACACCATACACAGGATAACATAAAGTGAcaacagtgctttggctaaaagaacaagaaggacggccccaagataagaatcaagataagttaaaacatcagtagataaaaacactaaactattaaaaacaagaaaaaggataaaaaaatgtgccttttcataaaaacaagataaaggaaacaatacaaaacataaatacaaagttatgttgcagttccctcacttattaatggcactgatggctgctggtacaaagctgtttttgtaacgtttagTTTTACAAGCAGGTACCCTGAACCTCCAACCTgatggagcagctgaaactcacatttaagagggttgtcttttaaaatagaaccagctatcctctgtaactgtttagaatacAGGGATTCTGGCTGAAGCTGAGTCTAAGTTAGACTGAGTTCAATCAAAACAATGTAAAttataatatttattttcacttgtttcccTGTTCTTTAATCTGAAATTGCTTTTTCCTACTCATAAAACAGGAATATACAGCAACTCATGTGGAAAGAGACATGTCTGGATTCATAAGTCTTCTGCCGGTATGTGGTCTGATCTTTGTAGAAGCgtgaaaaacaaaagcagaaagcCTCACCCTGGTCTCCCAGTGCTgctccttctccttcctctctctggCTTCAGCTCTTTGTTTCTCCTCCAACCTGTGTTTGGCGTCTGTTGCTGCATCAATGTCTCTTAGCTTCAGGTTCAGCGTCACATCTCTCCATAGTCTAGTAGAGTGGAGGTGTCAAGTCAAAAAGAGGTTTACTTCTGAATACACTGAATCTATTAGTAACCGTTGTCTTCTCACCTTCGGGACTCATAATCAAGCTGGTCCTCCAGCTTCCTCACTTTCTTCTTAATGATGCCCAACCTCTTCGTGTCTATGAACATGGTGTTCTCCTacaatcacaaaaaaaacacataaaacccACACACATTAATGCCTATAACAAGAGCTAagcaaaataaatgtattcagtCACATTTGTCTAAATGAGTATGTAAAATCTAGCAGGCCAACTTTCATCAAGCGTAGAcatcaatgaaaaaaataaagaagaaatcaTTACATTTCTTTCTGAGATGAGCAACACTACCTCTAATACTGTAAGGCAGGGAAACGGACAGTACTCTTTTATTGGAAGTTTACTTTACCAAATGTACCAAATTACTGCATTCTGGTTCACTTATTAAGTTATATTAattaatttgaattgaattttaatATAAATTGTAAAGAACGAAGAAATAAAAGGCTTACCCCAGATGCCGACTTGGCATACATCACTCCATTCCATTCTCCCTCAATGGAACAGAAAGACTTCTTGTCATTCGGTGCACTGCAAAAGATACAAGAACACGTGGCACTCTAATTATGGGAGAAGTTTGAGTGGTGCAATTTTAAAAGGtgacaatttttatttttttttactttgttgtgCTTtagatcatatatatatatatatatatatatatatatataaataaaaagacatCTGACATGACTTCCAAATCAAaaaatcaaacataaaacaaacacacactgttTTGGTCAGCCAGAGTTTAAAAATAAGTCAATTATTGAGCTGCTCAGAGTTCTGTGACAGATCACATCAAAGTTAGATTATCCAGCCTCATCATCTTAACTCCACCCAATTTCCCATCGTGATGCATTTGTTACACCTCTGAAGGGGGTAGTAccaatttgaaaatgaaaaaagatgcaCATCCTACAGTGGAGAGAGGTGGAGCCAGGTTGAGTGTCTG encodes:
- the tor3a gene encoding torsin-3A — protein: MHWRGGPGPGVQSSCGSPSRSQMFVRWMLPVICALSAEAHFFHFDSISNISTYYFNYIYCNIWEGECQPHQDDASQQVPTIDMWTAFPQEYISLLNQWYCSLGQCCESGDCRITNNITGLAKDLQTKLHGQHLVQSVVLKAIQGFINNPESNKPLTLSFHGWSGTGKNFVARIIADNLYRDGVKSECVRLFIAPFHFPHARLVDTYKSQLREAIRDMVLRCPQTLFIFDEAEKLHPGLIDAIKPYMDHYDNVDGVSYRRAIFLFLSNIGGAAINDVALDFWHSGQNREDIGMEDLEHRLRAETMESPGGFARSELMSGHLIDFFVPFLPLEYRHIKLCAQDAYAARGLEADEATLDEVAKAMLYVPKEERLFSAQGCKSIPQRINFFLP